AACGATGCCATGGATGCATGGAGCGAGAGCGACGCGCGCGCCCGGGAGCTCGCGAGCGAGGCCGCTCGATGGAAGGCGACCGCAGAGCAGCTGAGAATCGCGCAGAAGTACGTCGGCGCTGCCGTCATCGATGAGGCGGAGGGGCCGACGTTCGAGAACGCCCCTGAGCTCTCAACCGGCGACCCTGACTCCCTGGCGTCCCTTGCAAGTCACCTAGAAAGGGCCGCGGAAGAAAGAATTGTGTTTACCGATACGGTGCGCTCCACATGGAAGAAAGCTGACCGGTATCCTACGCCGGAGGCAATGCGGGTGGCGATGGTAAAACTCGCGCAGGTTGCTCGCGATCTCTACGATGGGCAAGATCGCACCATGGGACACACCGACAACTGGGTCCGGGAAAACTACGACCTCAAGGTGTCACTCCAAGACGATAAGATGCCTAAAGGGTTTCGTTCGTTTACGTTTGAGGGCGAAGCGCATGATCGAACGCCTCACGTAAAAGTGAATGACGGCGTTCCGCCGCACGAGTGCGGCCGGATCTACTTCGCGTTCGATCCGAAGAACGACCGCATGATCGTCGATCACGTTGGCTTGCACTACTAGTCGGTACCTTCATGGGGACCGATGGCTGCGCTGGCTCGATTCCGGAAGCTGATCCGCTACGGAGGCAGTGCTTGGATCAGAGACTGCGCCCCCGGTGGCTCTCGGGCTCGATCCGTGTTGCTCACTCGCGCGGCTCATCTGGAGGCGTCGGCGGAAGTGCGACGACCCCATCAGTGGCATCGTCGCGGCCTCCCGGAATTGACGGCCCTGAGATCCCGACGAAGTCGACGCTCGCCGATGCCTCCGAACAGGCTCGTACGACTCGCCGCTGGAGTACGCGTGGGGTACCACTTCAGACCCAGCGTTCCACGCCTCGCGCCTGGCGGCAGGGCCTCCGCTCGCCTGCATAGGCAACGTTCCGTCCGGACCGCTGGCGGCCACAGCGCGCCGAGCGGCGGGACGGGGCACGGCTGCGGGACTGGGTGCTCACCTCGACAGTCACTCGCCGCCGACTTACGCGTGTTGTCAGAGCGGCGCCCGCGCGCCGGTCTGCTCGCAGTGCCACGCGCAACTCTCATCAGATCGGGATTCACGCTGACAAGTGCAAGCAAAAGCACATGCTGGCTGCAGGCGAGTGCGATGCTATTGGCGACGTCAGCTCAGCTACTCGCGGTATGGGCGTCGCCCGTGGCAGAACCAGGGGTCGCGGGGCAAGTGCGAATCGCAAGCTCGTCGACCTCAACCGAGATGGCCTTGCGCAACCGAGGACCGAAGGATCGCGTGAATGGACATCTTGTCGGTCAACCCAGGTCACGACGGTGCCATCGCTCACTTGAGTGAGGGTCGTCTCGTCTCATCCGTCGAGGCGGAGAAGGATTCGAACTACCGATACACCCCGATTGGCAGCCAGGACCTGCTGGCAGCGTTCGGCCGGCTCGACCGCGTGCCCGACGTGGTATGCACCGGCGGTTGGTGGCCGCGCGAGGCACGTCCGACGGGACCGCCGGTTCACGTCGGATACCGCGGCATCGACTCGGACACCATCACGGTAGAGCGCCGACGTTTGCTCGGGCATACAGTCCCGTTCTTTTCGTCCTCGCACGAGCGATCGCACCTGCTGTGTGGGTTTGGCATGTCGCCATTTCCACAAGGCTCGTCCTGTTACGTGTTGGTCTGGGAAGGAGCAATTGGCGCATTCTACGAGATTGACCAAGATGTGAGAATTACGCGAATTGCGGACGTAATGAACCAGCCCGGAAATCGGTACGCATCGATCTATGGTTTAGCAGATCCGACATTCCCCAAGAATGCGCCTTTCTCCCGGTTCTCGGACGCGGGAAAGCTGATGGCGCTCGCCTCGTTCTCGCACCGGTCCGCCGCCACGTCCGAGGAGGAGGAGTTAATGAATTTTCTCCTTCGCTCCGAGGATCTGCGGCTCGACATGTATGACGAGCTTGAGTCGTCGGTGTATCACAACGTGGGCGTCGACGATGTTGAGTTCCGAAATTTTGCGGGCATCTATAGTGATAGGATTTTCGACGTTTTCTATGAGTTCGCGAAGGCGAACCTTCGTGAGGGCGTGCCCCTGGTGATCGCAGGCGGCTGTGGTTTGAACTGCGATTGGAATACCAGGTGGCGGGACACGGGTTACTTCTCGGACGTCTTTGTGCCCCCCGTCGCCAACGACTCTGGGTCGGCGATCGGGACCGCGATCGATGCTCAGCTCTACTTCACCGGTGATGCGAAGATCGAGTGGGACGTGTACTCGGGCATGGCGTTCGTGGCTGACTCTGCATTCGTGTCGGAGCGCTATGACATCCGTGCCGCCACCTGCGCCGACGTCGCTGCCATGCTGAACAGTGGACTGGTCCTCGGCTGGGTTAGTGGGAGGTACGAGATCGGGCCACGAGCTTTGGGAAATCGATCTATCCTTGCCGCACCCTTCGATGATGCAACGAGGGTTCGTCTGAACCACATCAAGCAGCGCGAACAGTTTCGACCGATTGCGCCCGTCTGCCTTGAAGAGGATGCGGCACGGTGGTTTGGCTGCGATCGCGCAAGCCCGTATATGCTTTATACCTATCGAGCCCGCACCGAAGCCTTGGCAGCGGTGACACACGTCAACGGAACCGCTCGCATCCAGACAGTGACCTCAAGCACGAACACCGCTCTCCACGACCTGCTCGTTGCCTTCAAACAGCTCACCGGATACGGGGTCCTCTGCAACACATCGCTGAACTTCAACGGGAAGGGATTCATTAACAACTTGACCGATCTCGACAACTACACCTGGGATCACGGACTAGACGGCTTCGTGGTTGATGGTCGGGCTTACCTCTGTAGAGATTCAGAGCGTCGTTCGATATTCCAAACGGAGCGAGGTTGAGGAGTGTGGAGACGCGACCAAGAAGAGTTGGAGCATCAGAGGACCTTGCCGGCGCGTCCGGGCACCGACCGGCGGTGTGGCGATGAGCGACGGCCCACCAGGCTTCGAGGAGGACGACCGTCTGCGTTCGGACTTCATCAGGAGACTGACGCTGGCGCAGCTTGAGCGTGACTACGACTCGCCGGGGCCAGCAGATGGAGTAGGCGCAGAACCTATCCCGAGGACGCTCGTGCGGTACTGGAACGATCCGGACGACGTCCCCGCAGACGTACGCAGGTGCCTGCGTAGTTGGGAGGTGCTCCGCGACGAGGGGCTCTCGATCGAGATGTTTGGTGACGCCTCAGCGAGGAAGTACATAGCGAAACGGTATGGTCGCAGAGAGATTGCAGCGTTCGACCGGTGCCGTCATCCCGCGATGCGTAGTGACTATCTCCGGCTGTGCTACGTGCTCGCTGAGGGAGGGCTCTACGTCGATGCGGATGACGTGCTGGTAGGCGAAGGGTGGCGAGAGGTCTTCCGCGACCACACGCTGAAGGTCCAGCCGCTGTGCTACGACATCAGCATCGGTGGCATGGTGTCGGCGGAGCAGCTTAGAAGACCTGATCTTTCTACTGAGGGGCGGATTTTTTATGTGAACAACAACCCGATAGCCGCGCCGGCCGCCCACCCAGTGCTGCGGCGAGCGCTCTCGCGTGCGACAGACAGGCTTCTAGGCGAGGATCCAGCTCCCGAAATCCAATCAACTACCGGACCTGGAAACCTGACGGCGTCGCTGGCTGCTCATGCTAACGAGAGGCAGAACGCGGGGGCCCAGCCGGACTTTTCGCTGCTCCTCACCTGGGACGCGACGGCAGAGCCTTGCTGGGACTTGGCCTACCGTGCAGACGCTCGGAATTGGCGCAACATGGATGCCTGGTAGAACGGCCAGATGAACCTCAGCGATGTTGCGACTCCCTTACAGGCTATCGCGTTCCGTACCTGGCGCGCACTGACCGTTCTATTGCCAGGTGGGCGCTCTAGTGCGTTTGGCCGAGGAGCCGATCAGATCGGTGCAATCCTGGTCGTAAATTTGGATAGGCAGCCAAGTCGATGGACTCGAGTCTGCGCGGAACTGCGTCGATTCCGGACGTCTGATGGCATCCGCTTGACCTCCATCACGAGACGACTAGCGGCCATCGATGCTCGTGACGGTCGTGCAGTCGCAGCGACCGCCGACGTAGATCCGATGTACCGGATCGGTGACCAGCTTTATGTACAGCCAGACGCTCGCCTCGCGCATTCCTTCGCGGCGTCGGAGCCTGTGCGGATGACTCGCCAGGAGGTGGCGGTCGCGCGGTCACACGTGGAGGCCTGGAAGGAGGTGGTGTCGGGATCCCACGACTTCGTTCTCATCCTTGAGGACGATGCGTGGTTCAAGCCCGGCGCGAGAACTGCCATCGATCGTGGATGGCGCGCGGCCCTCGGTCGGTTTGCGGACAACGAGCGCCCGCAACTCCTCTACCTGTCGTACTCAGATGCTGGCGGCACTGCAGTGCGGCACGAGGTGTGTGCGGATCTGTTCCGCCCCGTGCGAGGCCTGTGGTTTCTCTCGGGGTACGTCCTCTCCCGCGAAGGTGCAGCGGCGCTTCTCCGAGCGATGCCAGTCGTCGGGCCCGTGGATCTCTGGATGAACTACCGGTTCCCAGAGGTTAAGGCGCTTGCGCTCTCGCGTCCGGCGATCGCTCAGAGGCACGACGTGACATCTGACAACGCATATTCGATGATGCCGTTTCTGGCTCGAGCGGGCATTGTTGATGGGGTCTCCGAAGCTAAGCCGACCGGCGGAGCTGTATGCGGTCCGGTGCTGGCGTGGTCGGGAGGTAGGGAGAACGAGTGTCTCGCTATGGCGCTCTCGATGCTTGGAATGCGTGTGCGTGCCTTCGATGGTCATGAGGTTCCGATGGATCATCGTGAGCTGTCGGAGGTCCTAAAGACTTTCGATGCCCTCATCGATCCTCCATTAGCTCCGGCGGCGCTTACTGCTGCTGCAGCCGACGATCGTTTCTTATGGCTGCGGGAAGCTGATGCGCGCGCCCCGGATGTGGTCGACTCATTGCTCCTCCCGCCACGTCGTTCTGCAGTCCTTCGTCTCAATGACCAGGGCGGAGGTACTTGGCGCGACATTTGCTCTCTGCTCCAAGTCTCCGAGCCGGTCGCCCCGTTCCCGTCTGGTGTTCCGCGTGAGTTCCGCATGTTTCGCGACGGTCGATTGCCCACAGATCTAAATGTCGAGGCACCGTCCCGGCGCGAAAGCATGCCCATAGACGATTCGCCGTGGGCTTTACCGACGTCAAGCAGATGGCGGCCGTCCCGAAAGAAGGATTCAATCCCGAATAGCAGCGGATGTGTCGTGGTTGAGGCGACCATGTCGGAGATATCGCCAGAGTTCCGCGTGCTCACTGAAACGTTCCCTGGAAACCTGTCGTCGTTCGCGGCGGGGGGCCTCGAACATCGCGAGGACGGCGTTCGAGTTGTGATCGACGTCTGTAAAGGGGAGGGGCGACCCTATCAATCTGGCGCGTTCGTCAGCGCTCGGTCCTTCTCCTATGGGCGCTTTCAAGCACAAATCCAGGCCGTCTCGGGTTCGGGACTCGTAACGGGTTTCTTTCTTCATCGCGGCTCCCCAAGGCAGGAGATCGACATCGAGTTCGCAGGTTCCGATCCTCGGCGGATGCTGACCAACGTCTTCTTCAACCCGGGGGATGAGGGCACAGAAATGGACTACGGCTACCGCGGTTCTCCCTGTTGGATTGATCTCGGCTTCGACGCCACTGAGGGAGTTCACGAGTACGCCATCGATTGGAGACCGGACCGTGTGACCTGGCTCGTCGATAGAGCGGTCGTCCATGAGCGAGCCAGTTGGGACCCGACCCCGATTCCTCATCTAGCTATGCGTGTCTACGGCAATGTGTGGGCGCCGCGTTCTGAGGAACTGGCCGGAAGGGTAGATGAACGTGCGCTCCCCGCATCCGCCAGCTTCAGGAACGTGGTTGTGGCCGACTAAGCAACATGAAATTGGGCGCACAGGGCATGGTCAGGAGACGGGTTCTTCTGGGCGGAAGGCGGTGGGATTTCTGGTCGCTCTCGTGAGCCTTCCGTGAGCCGAACCTGCACGCGAGAGAGCGCGGCACCGGGTCGGTGAACACTGCCGCGCCGGGCTCGGCCGTAAGACCGGCCGTGAAGAATGGCGCGGCTTGAGGACATCGCCTAGGGCATTCAGGCGTCGACGTGACCCCAATGGCAGCGATCCGAGCCGGTCGTGTCCGCGTCGTTCACCGTCGCATTCCGGAGGTCTCTTATCGGATCAGTGGAGCCGATCCGATACGCGTCCGGTCGGCTCCACTCCTCTGGCATGTGAGGCGGGTTCCGGGACTGCGTGCGCGCGGCCATCCCTCACCGGGTCGTGGGAACCAGCGAACGTAGGAAGCGGTCGCGGCCGGCCCGGGACTGGGTGACGGCGG
The sequence above is a segment of the Georgenia faecalis genome. Coding sequences within it:
- a CDS encoding carbamoyltransferase C-terminal domain-containing protein translates to MDILSVNPGHDGAIAHLSEGRLVSSVEAEKDSNYRYTPIGSQDLLAAFGRLDRVPDVVCTGGWWPREARPTGPPVHVGYRGIDSDTITVERRRLLGHTVPFFSSSHERSHLLCGFGMSPFPQGSSCYVLVWEGAIGAFYEIDQDVRITRIADVMNQPGNRYASIYGLADPTFPKNAPFSRFSDAGKLMALASFSHRSAATSEEEELMNFLLRSEDLRLDMYDELESSVYHNVGVDDVEFRNFAGIYSDRIFDVFYEFAKANLREGVPLVIAGGCGLNCDWNTRWRDTGYFSDVFVPPVANDSGSAIGTAIDAQLYFTGDAKIEWDVYSGMAFVADSAFVSERYDIRAATCADVAAMLNSGLVLGWVSGRYEIGPRALGNRSILAAPFDDATRVRLNHIKQREQFRPIAPVCLEEDAARWFGCDRASPYMLYTYRARTEALAAVTHVNGTARIQTVTSSTNTALHDLLVAFKQLTGYGVLCNTSLNFNGKGFINNLTDLDNYTWDHGLDGFVVDGRAYLCRDSERRSIFQTERG
- a CDS encoding glycosyltransferase family 32 protein, translating into MSDGPPGFEEDDRLRSDFIRRLTLAQLERDYDSPGPADGVGAEPIPRTLVRYWNDPDDVPADVRRCLRSWEVLRDEGLSIEMFGDASARKYIAKRYGRREIAAFDRCRHPAMRSDYLRLCYVLAEGGLYVDADDVLVGEGWREVFRDHTLKVQPLCYDISIGGMVSAEQLRRPDLSTEGRIFYVNNNPIAAPAAHPVLRRALSRATDRLLGEDPAPEIQSTTGPGNLTASLAAHANERQNAGAQPDFSLLLTWDATAEPCWDLAYRADARNWRNMDAW
- a CDS encoding family 16 glycosylhydrolase, which encodes MTRQEVAVARSHVEAWKEVVSGSHDFVLILEDDAWFKPGARTAIDRGWRAALGRFADNERPQLLYLSYSDAGGTAVRHEVCADLFRPVRGLWFLSGYVLSREGAAALLRAMPVVGPVDLWMNYRFPEVKALALSRPAIAQRHDVTSDNAYSMMPFLARAGIVDGVSEAKPTGGAVCGPVLAWSGGRENECLAMALSMLGMRVRAFDGHEVPMDHRELSEVLKTFDALIDPPLAPAALTAAAADDRFLWLREADARAPDVVDSLLLPPRRSAVLRLNDQGGGTWRDICSLLQVSEPVAPFPSGVPREFRMFRDGRLPTDLNVEAPSRRESMPIDDSPWALPTSSRWRPSRKKDSIPNSSGCVVVEATMSEISPEFRVLTETFPGNLSSFAAGGLEHREDGVRVVIDVCKGEGRPYQSGAFVSARSFSYGRFQAQIQAVSGSGLVTGFFLHRGSPRQEIDIEFAGSDPRRMLTNVFFNPGDEGTEMDYGYRGSPCWIDLGFDATEGVHEYAIDWRPDRVTWLVDRAVVHERASWDPTPIPHLAMRVYGNVWAPRSEELAGRVDERALPASASFRNVVVAD